A stretch of the Fibrobacter sp. UBA4297 genome encodes the following:
- a CDS encoding sialate O-acetylesterase produces the protein MKKILAYAGVAAGLSMFAVGANAAPNPNFHIYIAYGQSNMAGNGDIVPSEDQANPPKNFIMLASHNANASQRSGKTNQSIKTGEWYPAIPPMFHPFENLSPADYFGRAMADSLPGVTVGIIPVAIGAVSIRAFDKDQYEAYFRGDGKDIMNWGWPKDYDNNPPGRILELAKKAKEVGVIKGFIFHQGESDGTDANWRKTVYKTYKDVIDALGLDENEVPFVAGELLQEGQNCCSSKNGGIAQLKQNFKKFGLASSKGLQGNGKDPYHFGRAGVIELGKRYCSEMLKLIDKTIDPDAPPVNLVDPSQSTVPDEPPEEYGPYTDPIEIPGKVEAENYNKGGADKAYYDLSKGNEGGKLRKNDVDIYQPNMGIVVGHCQKSEWLKYTVNVKADGDYAITANVAGDNATGSIVLYMDDKRIGDEMVNEGKGFDTFSIVDGGKVSLKAGEHELKIEIANDWIDIDYIEFKEISAQPPIGIKNIRFGMTEAESNFSVFDMQGVKLGSFTAKGMDEAMNLVRENAKLRKQAKGVFFVRKNGEKSLTKKVVIHE, from the coding sequence TTGAAAAAAATCCTGGCCTATGCAGGTGTTGCTGCAGGGCTTTCTATGTTTGCGGTGGGGGCGAATGCGGCTCCGAACCCGAACTTCCATATTTACATTGCTTACGGGCAGTCCAACATGGCGGGCAACGGCGATATCGTACCGTCCGAGGACCAGGCGAATCCGCCCAAGAACTTTATCATGCTTGCTTCGCACAATGCAAATGCAAGCCAACGCAGCGGCAAGACGAATCAGTCTATCAAGACGGGCGAATGGTACCCGGCAATTCCTCCGATGTTCCATCCGTTCGAAAACCTCTCCCCGGCGGACTACTTTGGCCGCGCTATGGCCGATTCCTTGCCGGGCGTGACCGTGGGCATTATCCCGGTTGCCATCGGTGCTGTGAGCATCCGCGCCTTTGACAAGGACCAGTACGAAGCTTATTTCAGGGGCGATGGCAAGGACATCATGAACTGGGGCTGGCCCAAGGATTACGACAACAACCCTCCGGGACGCATTCTGGAACTTGCCAAGAAGGCAAAGGAAGTGGGCGTCATCAAGGGCTTCATCTTCCACCAGGGCGAAAGTGACGGTACCGATGCCAACTGGCGCAAGACCGTTTACAAGACCTACAAGGACGTGATTGATGCGCTTGGCTTGGACGAAAACGAAGTGCCGTTTGTGGCGGGCGAACTCCTCCAGGAAGGCCAGAACTGCTGCTCTAGCAAAAACGGCGGCATTGCCCAGCTTAAGCAAAATTTCAAGAAGTTCGGACTTGCCTCTTCCAAGGGCTTGCAGGGTAACGGCAAGGATCCGTACCACTTTGGCCGTGCGGGCGTGATTGAACTTGGCAAGCGCTACTGCTCCGAAATGCTCAAGCTTATCGACAAGACGATTGATCCGGATGCTCCGCCGGTAAACCTTGTGGACCCGAGCCAGTCTACGGTTCCGGATGAACCGCCCGAGGAATATGGCCCGTACACGGACCCGATTGAAATCCCTGGCAAGGTCGAAGCTGAAAACTACAACAAGGGCGGCGCCGACAAGGCCTATTACGATTTGAGCAAGGGCAACGAAGGCGGTAAGCTCCGCAAGAACGATGTCGATATTTACCAGCCGAACATGGGCATTGTCGTCGGTCACTGCCAAAAGTCTGAATGGCTCAAGTACACCGTAAATGTCAAGGCCGATGGCGACTACGCAATTACGGCGAACGTAGCCGGTGACAATGCGACCGGTAGCATTGTGCTCTACATGGATGACAAGCGCATTGGCGATGAAATGGTGAACGAAGGCAAGGGCTTTGACACGTTCTCTATCGTCGATGGTGGCAAGGTTTCCCTGAAGGCTGGCGAACACGAACTGAAGATTGAAATTGCAAACGACTGGATTGATATTGACTATATCGAATTCAAGGAAATCAGCGCTCAGCCGCCCATTGGAATTAAGAATATCCGCTTTGGTATGACTGAGGCCGAAAGCAACTTTAGCGTGTTCGACATGCAGGGGGTAAAGCTCGGCTC